The following are from one region of the Trichoplusia ni isolate ovarian cell line Hi5 chromosome 1, tn1, whole genome shotgun sequence genome:
- the LOC113496639 gene encoding transcription initiation factor IIA subunit 1 has product MTMSQLSVMKLYNTVVDDVIAGVRDCFLDDGVDEQVLQELKQLWKTKLQATGAMDPPQPEAQIPPPPVLQNFQKANGNNVVPKKTDTYMGQQGSSQNSGVEHGAPVSNLAGAHPHHVLDPNNKVPVQLTLPAQPGVPGSQPRSFTIQIPASALNGNKLHQVLTGPIINATISLPQPLAATLLQQHINSALAGQQNEFDGGGGGGRSGAAPFSLDGALDSSDDEGSNVGDGSEDGAGDDDEDEESVEERAEEEEEERDESGGAEEEPLNSGDDVSDEEPGDMFDTDNVVVCQYDKITRSRNKWKFYLKDGIMNLGGKDFVFQKANGDAEW; this is encoded by the coding sequence ATGACGATGAGTCAGTTATCAGTTATGAAACTTTATAATACAGTGGTGGACGACGTGATAGCCGGAGTGAGAGATTGCTTTCTGGACGACGGTGTCGACGAACAAGTGTTACAAGAATTAAAGCAACTATGGAAAACCAAACTTCAAGCAACCGGGGCTATGGATCCACCACAGCCCGAAGCACAAATACCGCCCCCTCCGGTATTACAGAACTTTCAAAAGGCCAATGGTAACAATGTGGTGCCCAAGAAAACTGATACATACATGGGCCAGCAAGGCTCAAGCCAGAACTCTGGTGTGGAACATGGTGCTCCAGTGTCAAACCTAGCTGGTGCTCATCCACATCATGTGCTTGACCCCAACAACAAAGTGCCTGTGCAGCTTACCTTGCCCGCACAGCCTGGGGTACCAGGCTCACAACCTCGCTCATTTACTATCCAAATTCCTGCTTCAGCACTAAATGGTAATAAGCTCCATCAAGTGCTTACAGGCCCCATAATTAACGCCACAATAAGTTTACCTCAACCTCTAGCTGCCACGCTCCTCCAGCAACACATTAACTCTGCATTAGCCGGGCAACAGAATGAATTTGACGGAGGTGGTGGTGGTGGCCGCAGTGGGGCTGCACCCTTCTCTTTAGATGGTGCTCTGGACTCCTCCGATGATGAAGGCTCCAATGTTGGCGATGGGTCAGAGGATGGTGCTGGTGATGATGACGAAGATGAGGAGTCAGTTGAGGAGCGAGCAGAAGAGGAAGAGGAAGAGAGGGATGAGAGTGGAGGAGCAGAAGAGGAACCTCTTAACTCTGGTGATGACGTCTCTGATGAGGAGCCTGGGGACATGTTTGACACTGACAATGTGGTAGTTTGTCAATACGATAAAATTACCCGCAGTCGTAATAAGTGGAAGTTCTACCTTAAAGATGGTATCATGAACTTAGGTGGGAAAGACTTTGTCTTTCAAAAAGCTAATGGTGATGCGGAATGGTGA